The Virgibacillus sp. MSP4-1 genome has a segment encoding these proteins:
- a CDS encoding DUF350 domain-containing protein has protein sequence MFWENPLVETAASYSVVILCLIVFMAVFELVTQYNNWKEIKKGNFSVAMATGGKMFGIVNIFRFSIEHNDSLAESIGWGIYGFVLLLFGYFIYEFLTPTFKIDEEIKNDNRAVGFISLIISVGLSFVVGANII, from the coding sequence ATGTTTTGGGAAAATCCATTGGTGGAAACAGCGGCCAGTTACAGTGTAGTCATACTATGTTTAATTGTTTTCATGGCAGTTTTTGAATTAGTGACCCAATATAATAATTGGAAAGAAATCAAAAAAGGAAACTTTTCGGTTGCCATGGCAACTGGTGGCAAGATGTTCGGGATTGTTAATATTTTTCGTTTTTCAATTGAACATAATGACTCCCTGGCTGAAAGTATCGGCTGGGGAATCTACGGTTTTGTTCTGCTATTATTCGGATACTTTATTTATGAGTTTTTAACCCCAACCTTTAAAATCGATGAAGAAATTAAAAATGACAATCGGGCTGTCGGATTTATTTCCCTGATTATATCAGTCGGTTTATCTTTTGTTGTGGGAGCAAATATCATTTAA
- a CDS encoding endonuclease MutS2: MNERVLKTLEFDKIKELLTGYAGSSLGKEEASKLYPSNELPEAQRWQEETDEARQVLRLKGQIPMGGIFDIRPHVKRANIGGILTAFECLDVASTMRAGKILKQFVADIEEEELALPILRERTEQIVILNELERNIKSCIDDHGHVMDGASEKLRSIRSKIRSHENSVRDRLEQYTKSKSKMLSDAIVTIRNDRYVLPVKQEYRGSFGGIVHDQSSSGATLFIEPQSVVESNNKLQAAKVEEKQEMERILQELSAQIAEDQGFILQNTEVLQKIDFLAAKAKFSKEMDAAKPAMNDQGYIKMREARHPLIDPDEVVPNDVEIGKEYTSIVITGPNTGGKTVTLKMIGLCTLMAQSGLQVPALDGCELAVFDDVFADIGDEQSIEQSLSTFSSHMTNIVEILKGVHEKTLVLFDELGAGTDPQEGAGLAMAILDEVISRRARVIATTHYPELKAYGFNREGVMNASVEFDVKTLRPTYRLLLGVPGRSNAFEISRRLGLEEKVINQAKSLTGQDSQSVENMIASLEEARKKADEDYEQAEEILKESYQLKKELEEKWRQFEQRKEKLLEKAEQKAEKEVKKARKEAEEIIDKLQNMKNSAEIKEHELIDAKKQLSEANVNLTGNDQKQAVEQEDTKELEPGDEVKVISLNQQGSIVEKISEKEYQVQLGMMKVKAKRENLVFIKRPEPPKEEKPTTSVKGRTYHVKTELDLRGKRYEDALQELEKYVDNALLAGYPRVSIIHGKGTGALRKGVQKFAERHPSITDQRLGGMSEGGSGVTVLELG; encoded by the coding sequence ATGAATGAAAGAGTTTTGAAAACACTTGAATTCGATAAAATTAAAGAGCTGCTCACAGGCTATGCCGGATCGTCCCTGGGAAAAGAAGAGGCATCGAAGCTTTACCCGTCGAACGAGCTTCCGGAAGCTCAAAGATGGCAGGAGGAAACAGATGAGGCCAGACAGGTTTTACGGTTAAAAGGGCAAATCCCAATGGGTGGAATTTTTGATATCCGTCCCCATGTAAAACGGGCAAACATCGGCGGGATCCTCACAGCATTTGAATGTCTGGATGTTGCCAGTACGATGAGAGCCGGCAAAATCCTTAAACAATTTGTAGCAGACATTGAAGAGGAAGAGCTTGCCCTCCCGATTCTTAGAGAACGGACAGAGCAGATTGTTATTTTGAACGAACTGGAGCGAAATATTAAGTCGTGTATTGATGATCATGGTCATGTCATGGACGGGGCAAGTGAAAAGCTGCGGTCCATCCGATCCAAAATCCGTTCTCATGAAAACAGTGTCAGAGACCGCCTGGAACAATATACAAAATCAAAAAGTAAGATGCTGTCAGATGCGATCGTTACCATTCGTAATGATCGGTATGTGCTGCCGGTAAAACAGGAATACCGGGGCTCATTTGGCGGGATTGTACACGACCAGTCATCTTCTGGCGCAACTTTATTTATTGAGCCACAATCCGTTGTAGAGTCAAATAATAAACTGCAGGCGGCAAAGGTGGAAGAAAAACAGGAAATGGAAAGGATTCTCCAGGAGTTATCCGCTCAGATTGCAGAGGATCAGGGATTTATTTTACAGAACACCGAAGTTTTACAGAAAATTGATTTCCTGGCAGCAAAGGCGAAGTTCAGCAAAGAAATGGATGCAGCTAAACCTGCGATGAATGACCAGGGCTATATAAAAATGAGGGAGGCACGCCATCCTCTCATTGATCCGGATGAAGTTGTCCCAAATGATGTGGAAATTGGCAAGGAATATACTTCCATAGTTATTACAGGACCTAATACGGGAGGAAAAACGGTTACTTTAAAAATGATTGGCCTATGTACTCTTATGGCTCAATCGGGTTTGCAGGTCCCTGCTTTAGATGGTTGTGAATTGGCTGTATTTGATGATGTATTTGCAGATATTGGCGACGAACAGTCCATAGAGCAGAGCTTAAGTACATTCTCCTCTCATATGACCAATATTGTTGAAATATTAAAAGGTGTGCATGAAAAGACTCTTGTCCTGTTTGATGAGCTTGGAGCCGGAACTGACCCGCAGGAAGGCGCGGGACTGGCCATGGCTATTTTAGATGAAGTCATCTCCAGAAGAGCAAGAGTCATAGCAACTACTCACTATCCTGAATTAAAGGCGTACGGATTTAATCGGGAAGGAGTTATGAATGCATCTGTCGAATTTGATGTAAAAACCCTGCGTCCTACCTATCGATTATTACTAGGTGTTCCAGGCCGAAGCAATGCTTTTGAAATTTCCAGACGACTCGGTTTAGAAGAAAAGGTCATTAACCAGGCGAAATCCCTGACTGGACAGGATTCACAAAGTGTGGAAAATATGATAGCTTCCCTTGAAGAAGCTCGCAAAAAAGCCGATGAAGATTATGAACAGGCCGAAGAAATCCTGAAAGAATCCTATCAGCTGAAAAAAGAATTGGAAGAGAAATGGCGTCAATTTGAACAGCGAAAAGAGAAGCTTCTGGAAAAGGCGGAACAAAAAGCAGAGAAGGAAGTAAAGAAGGCAAGAAAAGAAGCCGAAGAAATCATTGATAAATTACAAAATATGAAAAACAGTGCTGAAATTAAAGAGCATGAACTAATTGATGCGAAAAAGCAGCTATCAGAAGCCAATGTGAATTTAACAGGAAATGATCAGAAGCAGGCAGTGGAACAGGAGGATACAAAAGAGCTTGAACCGGGAGATGAGGTAAAGGTTATATCCTTGAATCAGCAGGGATCCATTGTTGAAAAGATCAGTGAAAAGGAATATCAGGTTCAGCTTGGAATGATGAAGGTGAAGGCAAAACGGGAGAACCTTGTGTTCATTAAACGTCCGGAACCACCTAAAGAGGAAAAGCCGACAACCAGTGTAAAGGGCCGAACTTATCACGTAAAAACTGAGCTTGATTTGCGTGGAAAACGTTATGAGGATGCCTTACAGGAATTAGAGAAATATGTAGATAACGCCTTGTTGGCAGGTTATCCCCGGGTTTCCATTATTCATGGTAAAGGGACAGGTGCCTTACGTAAGGGTGTACAGAAATTTGCAGAACGCCATCCATCCATTACAGATCAACGTTTAGGCGGAATGAGTGAAGGTGGATCAGGTGTTACCGTGCTGGAACTTGGATAA
- the polX gene encoding DNA polymerase/3'-5' exonuclease PolX, whose product MKVNKKQVIQLLEKIAVYLELKAENPFKISAYRKAAQALESDDRSLSEIDDFTKMKGIGKGTAAVIQEFVENGQSETLKQLEADVPSGLIPLLDLQGLGGKKLAKLYQELDVVDAQSLKEACESGKVEGLSGFGKKTSEKILKALEDHSKRPERLPIVFMLPIVERIEDELDSFEHIIQFSRAGSIRRYKETIKDLDFIIATNHPEEVKDQLLKLDHIEHVEAAGPTKITVILNEGYEVSVDFRLVEPQEFATTLHHFTGSKDHNVSMRQLAKEQNEKINEYGVENVETGEIITFDSEEEFFHHFGLEFIPPELRENTGEIEEARAPLTLISQDDIQGDLHMHTTWSDGAQSLEEMVIRAREKGYSYMAITDHSKYLRVANGLNEERLRKQREEINRVNAKYDDIHVFAGIEMDILPDGTLDFSENFLKEMDFVIASIHSSFTQSKDRIMQRLKNAMDCPYVNIIAHPTGRLIGKRSGYEVDYEELIQYAKKTNTALELNANPNRLDLAWNWLMKAQEEGVRIAINTDAHSYNMLEDMSIGVSFARKGKLKPETVLNTWSTEELAQFLSDGK is encoded by the coding sequence ATGAAAGTGAATAAAAAGCAGGTTATTCAATTGCTTGAAAAGATTGCTGTATATCTTGAATTAAAAGCAGAAAATCCGTTTAAAATTTCAGCTTATCGAAAAGCAGCACAGGCTTTAGAATCAGACGATCGTTCCCTGTCAGAAATAGATGATTTTACAAAAATGAAAGGTATTGGTAAGGGAACGGCTGCAGTTATTCAGGAGTTCGTTGAAAATGGTCAATCTGAAACATTGAAGCAGCTTGAAGCAGATGTTCCTTCTGGCCTTATTCCGCTTTTGGATTTACAGGGGCTCGGAGGCAAAAAGCTTGCCAAGCTTTATCAGGAGCTGGACGTTGTCGATGCCCAATCTTTAAAAGAGGCCTGTGAGAGTGGAAAAGTAGAAGGACTAAGCGGATTTGGAAAGAAAACGTCAGAAAAAATACTGAAGGCTTTGGAAGATCACTCTAAAAGACCTGAAAGATTACCGATTGTTTTTATGCTTCCTATTGTGGAAAGGATAGAGGACGAGCTCGATTCTTTTGAGCATATCATTCAGTTTTCACGAGCGGGCAGTATCCGCAGATATAAAGAAACCATTAAAGATTTAGACTTTATCATCGCAACAAATCACCCTGAAGAAGTAAAGGATCAGCTGCTAAAGCTGGATCATATTGAGCATGTGGAGGCTGCGGGTCCAACAAAGATAACCGTCATTCTAAATGAGGGCTATGAGGTGTCTGTAGATTTCAGACTTGTTGAACCTCAGGAATTTGCCACCACTCTGCACCATTTCACCGGTTCTAAGGATCATAATGTTTCGATGCGTCAATTAGCTAAGGAACAAAATGAAAAAATCAATGAATATGGTGTGGAAAATGTTGAAACAGGTGAAATTATAACCTTCGATAGTGAAGAAGAATTTTTCCATCATTTTGGTCTCGAATTCATCCCCCCTGAGCTACGGGAGAATACCGGTGAAATTGAAGAAGCCCGTGCGCCTCTTACCCTGATTTCCCAGGATGATATCCAGGGGGATCTACATATGCACACAACCTGGAGCGATGGTGCCCAGTCCCTGGAGGAAATGGTAATTAGAGCGAGAGAAAAGGGATATTCCTATATGGCTATAACCGATCACTCAAAATATTTGCGAGTTGCAAATGGACTGAACGAAGAACGGTTGCGGAAACAAAGAGAGGAAATCAATCGTGTGAATGCCAAATATGATGACATTCATGTATTTGCGGGTATCGAAATGGATATTTTGCCTGATGGGACATTGGATTTTTCCGAGAATTTCCTGAAAGAAATGGATTTTGTTATTGCTTCCATTCATTCGAGCTTCACACAATCGAAAGACAGAATTATGCAACGACTAAAAAATGCCATGGATTGCCCTTATGTAAATATAATTGCCCATCCAACAGGTAGATTGATTGGAAAAAGGTCCGGATATGAAGTAGACTATGAAGAGCTTATTCAATATGCAAAAAAGACAAATACAGCTTTGGAATTAAACGCCAATCCCAACCGGCTTGATCTGGCCTGGAACTGGCTGATGAAAGCACAGGAGGAGGGTGTCCGAATTGCAATTAATACAGATGCCCACAGCTATAACATGCTTGAAGATATGTCGATTGGGGTAAGCTTTGCAAGAAAAGGAAAACTAAAGCCGGAAACGGTATTAAATACATGGTCAACGGAAGAACTGGCTCAATTTCTTTCGGACGGAAAATAG
- a CDS encoding CvpA family protein yields MVDIILLAILLVGLFIGLKRGFIMQVMHLTGFIIAFIIAALYYDKLAPILTMWIPYPDFGQEGFGAFFDNMPLETAFYNGIAFVILFFIVKIVLQIIANMLDFIAELPILHSVNGLLGAVLGFFETYFILFILLYFSALIPIDFIQQYVGDSSIAQFMIEHTPLFSEQITNLWDNHISEAF; encoded by the coding sequence ATGGTTGACATCATACTTCTGGCTATTTTGCTGGTTGGATTATTTATAGGCCTCAAACGGGGTTTTATCATGCAGGTGATGCATCTGACCGGTTTTATTATAGCCTTTATCATCGCTGCACTATACTATGACAAATTGGCACCAATTCTTACAATGTGGATTCCTTATCCTGATTTTGGACAGGAAGGCTTCGGGGCATTTTTTGACAATATGCCTTTGGAAACGGCCTTTTATAATGGAATAGCCTTTGTTATATTGTTTTTTATTGTAAAAATTGTTCTGCAGATTATTGCAAATATGCTCGATTTCATAGCGGAACTCCCTATTTTACATAGTGTTAATGGCCTTCTGGGAGCTGTACTGGGTTTTTTCGAGACGTATTTTATTTTGTTTATACTTCTTTATTTTTCAGCACTTATTCCGATTGATTTTATTCAGCAATATGTGGGTGATTCATCTATTGCTCAATTTATGATCGAACATACACCGTTATTCTCTGAGCAGATTACAAATTTATGGGATAACCATATCTCTGAAGCTTTCTAA
- the zapA gene encoding cell division protein ZapA — MSHSDQNRTTVYILNRKYTIVGDEPPHHIEHVADLVDQKMKEIQENNPRLDTAKLAVLTAVNTMNEYIQLQEEYRLLTEQTRRGERRKNG, encoded by the coding sequence GTGTCTCATTCAGATCAGAATAGAACAACCGTATACATTCTTAATAGAAAATATACAATTGTTGGTGATGAACCTCCTCATCACATAGAGCATGTAGCAGATTTAGTTGATCAGAAAATGAAGGAAATTCAGGAAAACAATCCGCGCCTGGATACAGCAAAATTAGCTGTGTTAACAGCGGTAAATACGATGAATGAATACATACAATTACAAGAGGAATATCGATTGCTAACGGAGCAAACGAGAAGAGGGGAACGGAGAAAAAATGGTTGA
- the rnhC gene encoding ribonuclease HIII, translated as MSQSVIKASKELLKKMEEYYKGQLKSNPPVHTLFAAKVNGCSITAYKSGKVLFQGKSHEAEAMKWGHSPDKNQDSRNQSYATSPSFVNQSHIGSDEAGSGDFFGPLTAAAAFVAESKIPLLKELGVKDSKAMSDDKIQEIARQIKSAEIPYSLMVLHNEKYNRLQQKGWTQGKMKAMLHYHAIMKVKERIGSNSLDGILVDQFCQPSVFERHLKSEQKRMPDNIHFITKAESHSIAVAAASIMARAKFVKEMDRLSDEAGFQIQKGASKKVDEQAARIIQSQGKQALDQYSKVHFSNYQKAEQILRLKNRQRNRN; from the coding sequence ATGTCACAAAGTGTAATAAAAGCCTCCAAAGAACTTTTGAAGAAAATGGAAGAGTATTATAAAGGTCAGTTGAAGTCCAATCCCCCTGTACATACCCTGTTTGCTGCCAAAGTAAACGGATGTTCCATCACTGCATATAAATCCGGCAAAGTTTTATTTCAAGGGAAAAGCCATGAAGCTGAAGCGATGAAATGGGGGCATTCCCCTGATAAAAATCAGGACAGCAGGAATCAATCCTATGCAACGTCCCCTTCATTTGTGAATCAGAGTCACATCGGCTCAGATGAAGCAGGCTCCGGTGACTTCTTTGGTCCATTAACAGCGGCTGCCGCTTTTGTAGCCGAGTCAAAAATCCCCTTATTAAAGGAATTAGGGGTGAAGGATTCAAAGGCCATGTCCGATGATAAAATACAGGAGATTGCCAGACAAATCAAATCAGCCGAAATCCCTTATAGTTTAATGGTTTTACATAACGAAAAATATAACCGCCTGCAGCAAAAGGGATGGACACAGGGAAAAATGAAGGCGATGCTTCATTACCATGCAATTATGAAGGTGAAAGAAAGAATAGGTTCAAACTCCCTGGATGGAATCCTCGTTGATCAGTTTTGCCAGCCAAGCGTGTTTGAACGTCATTTAAAATCTGAACAAAAACGTATGCCTGACAACATTCATTTTATTACCAAAGCTGAAAGTCATTCCATCGCAGTCGCAGCCGCATCGATTATGGCCCGTGCAAAATTTGTGAAGGAAATGGATCGTCTATCCGATGAAGCCGGTTTCCAGATTCAAAAAGGGGCCAGTAAAAAAGTAGATGAGCAGGCAGCAAGAATCATACAAAGTCAAGGAAAACAGGCTCTTGATCAATATTCCAAAGTGCACTTTTCCAATTATCAAAAAGCAGAACAAATTCTCAGACTGAAAAATCGACAAAGAAACAGGAATTAA
- the pheT gene encoding phenylalanine--tRNA ligase subunit beta translates to MLLSLNWLKHYVDLDDISPDDLAEKITKGGIEVDGVEKLGEGLKNIVVGYVKSCEQHPNADKLNVCQVDVGEEELQIICGAPNVAAGQKVVVAKPGARLPGGMKIKKTKLRGEVSNGMICSLQELGVEQKFVQKEFEDGIFVLPKDTEVGSNAVDLLNLNDTILDLDITPNRADSFSMIGMAYEVAAILDKDLHLPEVKAERIDESATDYVQVKVKDPDLNPYYGAYVVKNIQIGPSPLWMRNRLIAAGIRPINNVVDITNYVLMEYGQPLHAFDLDRFNSNEVVVRRARKGETMTTLDGEKRDLQEDHLLITNGEEGMALAGVMGGADSEVKDDTTTVLVEAAYFNPLTVRKSSKDHGLRSESSIRFERGVDPARVKEAGLRACQLMQQYAGGEVLSGIAEFDEQKMEPSIVEFDAETINKRLGTDISVDEMKHILHRLRFSFEEKDAHFIVYAPSRRGDIQIVEDMLEEIARIYGYDNLPYTLPEGASNAGGLTKKQKLKRSIHRYMQSAGLNEAMTYSLTREENTAKFMDQTIRAQKPKAVKLAMPMSEAHSHLRLSILPELLASLQYNLARRQQDVALYELGAIYVNTEDNLSKQPNEQLRLSAAITGTWVNQQWQKEIKEVDFFVLKGVAEGLLDTLQIQTATFEPLKMEEMHPGRTAAIRVDDEHVGFIGQIHPAVQKEMDLSDTYVFDLDADRLLEIAMEKEETYEPIPRYPSVTQDLAFVVDEDTLARHMMDVIEQAGQPHLKDIQVFDIYQGEHMVEGKKSIAFNVRFQDPEATLKDEQVEKARKQIVDAVENSFQAELRG, encoded by the coding sequence ATGCTTTTATCATTAAATTGGTTAAAACATTATGTAGATCTTGATGATATATCCCCGGACGACCTGGCTGAAAAAATTACCAAAGGCGGAATTGAAGTCGATGGTGTTGAAAAGCTGGGGGAAGGGTTAAAAAATATCGTTGTTGGGTATGTGAAATCCTGCGAGCAGCATCCGAATGCGGATAAGCTTAATGTTTGCCAGGTCGATGTTGGCGAAGAAGAATTACAAATCATCTGTGGCGCACCTAATGTAGCTGCGGGCCAGAAAGTAGTCGTTGCGAAGCCAGGTGCGAGACTTCCAGGCGGTATGAAAATTAAAAAGACGAAGCTTCGTGGTGAAGTATCCAATGGGATGATCTGTTCTCTTCAGGAACTTGGAGTCGAGCAGAAATTCGTTCAAAAAGAATTTGAGGATGGGATTTTTGTCCTTCCTAAAGATACAGAAGTTGGTAGTAATGCTGTTGATTTGCTAAATCTAAACGATACCATTCTGGATTTAGATATAACACCGAACCGGGCAGACAGCTTCAGCATGATTGGGATGGCTTATGAAGTCGCAGCCATTTTAGATAAAGATCTGCATCTGCCGGAGGTGAAGGCAGAACGAATAGATGAAAGTGCCACTGACTATGTACAAGTGAAGGTTAAGGACCCTGATCTGAACCCTTACTATGGGGCCTATGTAGTCAAAAATATACAGATTGGACCTTCTCCATTATGGATGAGAAATCGCCTGATTGCTGCAGGCATCCGTCCGATAAATAACGTAGTCGATATTACTAACTATGTATTGATGGAATACGGGCAGCCGCTGCACGCTTTTGATTTGGACCGTTTCAATTCCAATGAAGTGGTTGTAAGAAGAGCACGTAAAGGAGAAACCATGACTACGCTGGATGGTGAAAAGCGGGATTTACAGGAGGACCACCTTCTTATTACAAATGGTGAGGAAGGAATGGCCCTTGCCGGTGTTATGGGTGGTGCTGATTCTGAGGTGAAGGATGACACCACCACAGTGTTAGTAGAAGCAGCATACTTCAACCCACTGACTGTGCGAAAGTCTTCTAAAGATCATGGACTTCGCAGTGAATCAAGTATTCGGTTTGAACGCGGAGTAGACCCTGCACGTGTAAAAGAAGCAGGACTTCGTGCATGTCAGCTGATGCAGCAGTATGCTGGCGGAGAAGTTTTATCAGGCATCGCAGAGTTTGATGAGCAGAAGATGGAACCATCCATTGTTGAATTTGATGCAGAAACCATCAATAAGCGTCTTGGAACGGATATTTCAGTGGATGAGATGAAGCATATCCTGCATCGTTTGCGTTTTTCATTTGAAGAAAAGGATGCCCATTTTATCGTTTACGCTCCATCAAGGCGTGGAGACATTCAGATTGTTGAAGATATGCTGGAGGAAATTGCCCGGATCTATGGCTATGATAATCTTCCTTATACATTGCCTGAAGGAGCTTCAAATGCAGGCGGCCTGACGAAAAAGCAGAAATTGAAGCGAAGCATACATCGCTACATGCAAAGTGCCGGATTAAATGAAGCGATGACCTATTCGTTAACACGGGAAGAAAACACAGCTAAATTTATGGATCAAACCATTCGTGCCCAAAAGCCAAAAGCTGTGAAACTGGCGATGCCAATGAGTGAAGCCCATAGCCATCTGCGGTTAAGTATTCTGCCTGAGCTGTTAGCAAGTCTTCAATATAATTTAGCACGGCGTCAGCAGGATGTGGCCCTTTATGAATTAGGAGCTATCTATGTGAATACTGAAGACAACCTTTCAAAGCAGCCTAATGAACAGCTTCGTCTGAGTGCTGCGATCACTGGTACATGGGTGAACCAGCAATGGCAAAAAGAAATTAAAGAGGTAGACTTTTTTGTGCTCAAAGGTGTGGCAGAAGGATTGCTGGACACCCTTCAAATTCAGACTGCTACGTTTGAACCTCTGAAAATGGAGGAGATGCATCCGGGAAGAACTGCGGCGATCAGGGTTGACGATGAACATGTCGGTTTTATTGGTCAGATTCACCCTGCTGTGCAAAAAGAGATGGACCTTTCTGACACGTATGTTTTTGATCTGGATGCTGATCGATTATTAGAAATCGCCATGGAGAAGGAAGAAACCTATGAGCCTATTCCACGCTATCCGTCCGTAACACAGGATCTGGCTTTTGTTGTTGATGAAGATACACTTGCCAGACATATGATGGACGTCATTGAACAGGCTGGTCAGCCACATTTGAAGGATATTCAAGTATTTGATATTTATCAGGGCGAACATATGGTGGAAGGAAAGAAATCCATTGCCTTTAACGTAAGATTCCAGGACCCGGAGGCTACCCTGAAAGATGAACAAGTAGAGAAAGCCCGTAAACAAATCGTTGACGCCGTTGAAAATAGTTTCCAGGCAGAGTTGAGAGGTTAG
- the pheS gene encoding phenylalanine--tRNA ligase subunit alpha: protein MKERLEELKQEALTKISEADDTRQLQEVRVSYLGKKGPITEVLRGMGKLPKEERPVIGQLANEVREVISKELDTKQEQLEKKALEAQLAEESIDVTLPGYSQPTGGPHLLTKLIEDIEDLFIGMGFEVAEGPEVERDYYNFEALNLPKGHPARDMQDSFYITEELLMRTHTSPVQARTMEKHEGRGPVKIICPGKVYRRDTDDATHSHQFTQIEGLYVDENVRMSDLKGILNSFAKQVFGQSREIRLRPSFFPFTEPSVEMDISCKMCHGEGCSVCKHSGWIEILGAGMVHPNVLRMAGFDPEKYSGFAFGMGPERIAMLKYGIEDIRHFYTNDVRFLKQFHQA from the coding sequence ATGAAAGAACGTCTTGAGGAACTAAAACAGGAGGCTTTAACGAAGATTTCTGAAGCTGATGATACCAGACAGCTGCAGGAAGTCCGCGTTTCCTATCTGGGAAAGAAGGGCCCAATCACAGAAGTATTACGAGGCATGGGAAAGCTGCCGAAAGAAGAGCGACCGGTGATTGGTCAGTTGGCTAATGAGGTTCGTGAGGTTATTTCCAAGGAATTAGATACAAAACAGGAGCAGTTGGAAAAGAAGGCACTTGAAGCACAGTTAGCAGAGGAATCCATCGATGTTACCTTGCCGGGCTATTCTCAGCCGACAGGAGGCCCTCATCTTCTGACAAAACTGATTGAGGATATTGAGGATTTGTTTATTGGCATGGGGTTTGAAGTAGCAGAAGGACCTGAAGTTGAACGGGATTATTATAACTTCGAGGCGCTTAATCTGCCTAAAGGACATCCGGCTCGTGATATGCAGGACTCCTTCTACATTACCGAGGAGCTGTTAATGCGCACCCATACATCCCCTGTTCAGGCCAGAACAATGGAGAAGCATGAGGGCAGAGGACCAGTAAAGATTATTTGCCCTGGTAAGGTTTATCGACGGGATACGGATGATGCCACCCATTCCCACCAATTTACCCAAATTGAAGGTTTGTATGTGGATGAAAATGTCCGAATGAGTGACTTGAAGGGTATTCTAAATTCCTTTGCTAAGCAGGTGTTTGGCCAGAGCCGCGAAATTCGTCTGCGTCCTAGCTTTTTCCCTTTCACAGAACCATCTGTAGAGATGGACATTTCCTGTAAAATGTGCCACGGAGAGGGATGCTCAGTTTGTAAGCATTCCGGTTGGATTGAAATTTTAGGTGCAGGCATGGTTCATCCAAATGTTTTACGTATGGCTGGTTTCGATCCTGAGAAGTATTCCGGTTTTGCATTCGGAATGGGGCCTGAACGAATTGCCATGTTGAAATATGGAATTGAGGATATCAGACATTTCTATACCAATGATGTCCGTTTCTTAAAACAATTCCATCAAGCATAA
- a CDS encoding TrmH family RNA methyltransferase — MYDKRDSKAKVLKMQVKNSMIDSLQNKKVKYWNKLKRKKDRMKNGSFLIEGEHLLEEALASDWTVKEIIIKNDYERSLLQTETFPVTEVSEKVFTTLTSTESPQGIMAEVEMKQSHVPENARKLVLLDAIQDPGNLGTMIRTADALGFDGIILGKGCVDLFNDKVIRSTQGSFFHLPILFKDLYSEMDALKEGGFSIWATALRNAVSIEEQAVPEKVAVILGNEGNGVHESLLEKADQSVYIPIKGKAESLNVSIAAGIMMYKIQL; from the coding sequence ATGTATGATAAGAGGGATTCGAAAGCAAAAGTACTGAAGATGCAGGTGAAAAATTCAATGATTGATTCTTTACAAAATAAAAAGGTGAAGTACTGGAATAAATTAAAAAGAAAAAAGGATCGCATGAAAAACGGCTCCTTTTTGATTGAAGGGGAGCATTTGCTGGAAGAGGCTTTAGCCAGTGATTGGACGGTTAAGGAAATCATTATTAAAAACGATTATGAGCGTTCTTTGCTTCAGACGGAGACTTTTCCTGTTACCGAAGTAAGTGAAAAAGTATTTACAACCCTGACAAGCACTGAAAGTCCACAGGGAATTATGGCTGAGGTGGAAATGAAGCAATCCCATGTACCTGAGAACGCCCGAAAGCTTGTGCTGCTGGATGCGATTCAGGATCCTGGCAATCTGGGCACGATGATTCGAACGGCAGATGCACTGGGTTTTGATGGGATCATTTTAGGAAAAGGCTGTGTGGATTTGTTCAATGATAAGGTCATACGCTCCACCCAGGGTTCGTTTTTTCATCTCCCTATTTTGTTTAAGGACTTGTATTCGGAGATGGATGCATTAAAAGAAGGAGGATTTTCGATTTGGGCTACGGCGTTGCGGAATGCCGTGTCGATAGAGGAGCAGGCCGTTCCGGAAAAAGTGGCAGTAATCCTGGGCAATGAAGGGAATGGGGTTCATGAGAGCTTGCTGGAAAAGGCGGATCAAAGCGTATATATTCCGATTAAAGGTAAAGCCGAATCTTTAAATGTTAGTATTGCTGCAGGAATTATGATGTACAAAATTCAACTCTAA
- the sspI gene encoding small acid-soluble spore protein SspI yields MDLDLRKAVLHNISGNSADDLEATIVDAIQGGEEKTLPGLGVIFEVYWNNADESEKEDVLQVIEDGLKNQ; encoded by the coding sequence ATGGATTTAGATTTGCGAAAAGCTGTCCTTCACAATATTTCAGGTAACAGTGCTGATGACTTAGAGGCAACCATTGTTGATGCCATCCAGGGAGGAGAGGAGAAGACCCTTCCAGGCCTGGGCGTCATTTTTGAAGTATACTGGAACAATGCCGATGAATCGGAAAAAGAGGATGTTTTGCAGGTAATAGAAGATGGGTTGAAAAATCAGTAA